In Prunus dulcis chromosome 1, ALMONDv2, whole genome shotgun sequence, the following are encoded in one genomic region:
- the LOC117614512 gene encoding cytochrome P450 81Q32-like produces the protein MESSFYYYILPFVIFVFLKNYLQKFSKRLPPSPALSFPIIGHLYLFKKPLHRTLAKLFNKYGPIAYFQFGSRSVIVVSSPSAAEECFTKNDIVFANRPKLLAGKHLGYNYTSLTWASYGSHWRNLRRITSLELLSSNRLQMFYSIRVDEVRSLVCRLFRGSKGGGEFQSLDMKSTFFELTLNVMMRMIAGKRYHGEHVADVEEAKRFEEIMIESFRLSGATNIGDFVPALNFLGVSGLEKKLVVLQRKRDKFMQDLIEEHRKKQSGSATEQRSKTMVEVLLSLQGNEPEYYTDEIIRGIMQVMLAAGTETSFGTMEWALSLLLNNPEALVKAQSEIDIHIGQSRLIEESDLAKLPHLHGIINETLRMYPAGPLLVPHESSEDCTVGGFNVPRGTMLLVNIWAIQNNPKLWSQPEQFRPERFLNVQGERDGFSLLPFGTGRRGCPGEGLANRILGLALGSLIHCFDWERIGEEMVDMSEGPGLTMPRAHPLLAKCRPRPTMLNLLSQL, from the exons TATTTGCAGAAATTTAGCAAAAGACTCCCACCAAGCCCTGCTCTCTCCTTCCCCATCATAGGCCATCTCTACCTCTTCAAGAAACCCCTCCACAGAACACTTGCCAAATTGTTCAACAAATATGGCCCCATCGCATACTTCCAATTTGGCTCCCGCTCTGTCATTGTTGTGTCCTCTCCTTCTGCAGCTGAGGAATGCTTCACCAAAAACGACATCGTTTTTGCCAACCGTCCAAAGCTGCTCGCCGGAAAACACCTTGGATATAACTACACCTCCCTTACCTGGGCCTCATATGGCTCCCACTGGCGCAACCTAAGACGCATAACTTCCCTTGAGTTATTGTCGTCGAACCGCCTTCAGATGTTTTATAGCATCCGTGTCGATGAAGTCAGGTCACTGGTTTGCCGGCTTTTTAGAGGCTCTAAGGGTGGTGGGGAGTTTCAGAGTTTGGACATGAAGTCAACGTTTTTTGAGCTGACTCTTAATGTTATGATGAGGATGATTGCTGGGAAGAGATATCATGGGGAGCATGTGGCAGATGTGGAGGAAGCTAAGCGATTTGAAGAAATTATGATAGAGAGCTTTCGATTGAGTGGGGCTACTAATATTGGAGATTTTGTACCAGCTTTGAACTTTTTGGGAGTAAGTGGGCTGGAGAAGAAGCTGGTGGTGTTGCAGAGGAAGAGGGATAAATTCATGCAGGATTTGATTGAAGAACatagaaaaaaacagagtggCTCTGCTACTGAACAGAGGAGCAAGACCATGGTGGAGGTTTTGTTATCGCTTCAAGGAAATGAACCTGAATATTATACAGATGAAATCATAAGAGGCATAATGCAA GTGATGCTAGCAGCAGGGACAGAGACCTCATTTGGAACCATGGAATGGGCTCTATCGCTTTTGCTCAACAACCCAGAAGCCCTTGTTAAAGCTCAGAGTGAAATTGATATTCACATTGGACAAAGCAGGCTAATTGAAGAATCAGACCTTGCCAAGCTTCCCCATCTCCATGGCATCATCAATGAGACCCTCCGGATGTACCCAGCAGGGCCACTGCTGGTCCCACACGAGTCATCGGAGGACTGTACCGTGGGAGGTTTCAATGTTCCACGTGGAACAATGCTGTTGGTGAATATCTGGGCCATACAGAACAATCCAAAGTTGTGGTCACAGCCTGAACAATTTAGGCCAGAGAGGTTTTTGAATGTACAAGGGGAAAGAGATGGTTTCTCGTTGTTGCCATTTGGGACAGGGAGGAGGGGTTGTCCTGGGGAAGGGTTAGCAAATCGGATTCTTGGACTGGCATTGGGATCACTGATTCACTGTTTTGATTGGGAGAGGATTGGTGAGGAGATGGTGGACATGAGTGAAGGGCCTGGGCTCACCATGCCTAGAGCTCACCCTTTACTTGCAAAGTGCAGGCCACGCCCAACAATGCTGAACCTACTCTCTCAACTCTGA